Within the Bacillota bacterium genome, the region CTGGACTTTCGGAGCGGCTGCAGCAGCTGTTAGCAGCGGAGAATGTAACCTACAGCGAATGTGCAGTAACGGTGCAGAATTCATCGCCTTATCTGCGCAACCTTCACGCACCTCAGGAAGCGGTTACTGATTCGTCCGTTAACCTGCTTTGGAATAGAGCTTCCATGTTAGATGCTGAGGGTCTCAGCGCTTATGAGGTTTATCGCGATGGCATCATGGTTGCGGTAACCCAGAAGCTCGGCTGTACTGTCAAGGATCTTGATCCCCAGACTGAGTATACATTTACTGTGAAAGCGATCAACTCTGACTTAGATGAGCTGGTCAATGAAACAATTACCGTTAAGACAAAACCCGCTCCCACAAAGGTAATCAATGTTATGGACGCTCCTTATAATGCGGTGGGTAACGGCCGCGTCATGGATACACTGGCCATTCAGCGGGCGATTAACGACTGTCCGGAAGGCGGTAAAGTTGTGCTTCCGGAAGGGTATGTGTTCTATTCTGGGGCTCTGTTTTTAAAGAGCAATATGACTTTCCAGGTAGACGGCATATTAATCGGCAGCACTGATCCAAAGGATTATCCCCTGATGATTACCAGATGGGAAGGCTGGCGCAAGCTGGAACAGCCAGCAGAAAAGTGGGCTAACTCCACTTCGCCCCATGACCACAATGTCTATGCTCATGCCAGCTTAATTAATGCCGGAGTTTATGATGAGGGCGATCCCGGAGTGATGGGACCCTATAATGTATCCAACTTGGTGATCTGCGGCAAAGGCCAAATCAACGGCAATGGCTTCAAACTCGGCTATAACGAAGGCCCGAACCAAAAATCGGGTAACGGTGGTAAGCCGGTTCCAGAATCAACCAAGCTTAATGCGACTGTGCGGGGCCGGACAATTACCCTGCATAACGCAGAAAATGTCTATGTTGCTGATGTCAATATTGCCTTCAGTCCATCCTGGACTGTGCACCCGATTTACTGCAATCAGATCACCTTTGACAACATTGAATTGGTATCGAAAGGTGACGGGAAGACCGGAGCTGCCGATGACTGCACTATTCTCAACGGTGATGGTATTGACCCGGATTCGTCTACGAGGATCAATATTTTTAACTGCTATTTCACTGCCGGTGATGATGCAGTGGCAATTAAATCCGGCCGCAACCGGGAAGGGAACGAATTAGCCAAGCCGACCGCCTATGTGCGGGTGACTGACTGCGTCAGCAAGGATTCGAAAGGAGCTTTCTGCATCGGCAGCGAGCAGGCGGCAGGAGCCCATGATATCCTATGGCAGAACTTGACTGTGGATACGATTAACTTATTTGGTTTGTGGATCAAGTGCAACGAAGCCCGCGGCGGCAGAATGGAGGACATTCTCTGGAAAGACTGCCGGGTAACCAGGTCGAGCGGTGTGATTTTCATGCAGCTTGACTACAGTTCCAGCCGAACCAACCCGGCTGATGAACTGCCGGTGATCAGCAATATGGTTTTTGAAAACATCCGCGGCATCGGTCCAAACTTAACCGGCATCCGCTTCAGCGGCATGGAGGGAAGCCCGATTCATGATATTGTCATCCGCGGCTGCAGTTTTGATGAGATTGTCAGTAACGATCCCCGGGCGTTTTGGATCAATTACGGCAGAGATTTTGAGCTGATTGATGTCAAACTGCCGGAAGGTTTCGATTGGACCATCACTAACGCAGAGAATATTAAGAAGTAGGCTTGACGATCAAATAAAAGAGTTCCGGATTTGCGCTTTAGCTCCGGAACTTTTTTTTAATGTTAATGTGCTTTAAAGTTGTAGATAGGTTTGAGGATATCGATTACGTCTGCAGCATCATGGATGTTTGCCAAGATTTCATCGATGGGCTTGTAAGCCATGGGAGCTTCATCCAAGGTGGATTTGCCGATGGAGGTGGAATAAACCCCAGCCATTTCATCTCTAAATTCGGATAGACTGAGCTGTTTTCGCGCCTGAGTGCGAGACAGCAGTCTGCCCGCGCCGTGGGGAGCGGAGTAGTTCCAGTCTGGATTGCCTTTGCCGACAGCCAGAATGCTGCCATCCCGCATATTGATGGGAATCAGCACCCGCTCGCCTTTTTGAGCGGAGATTGATCCTTTGCGGAGAATCATGCGCTTGAGATCAATATAGTTGTGAATGGTGGTAAAGGCATCGATTACCTTTAAGTCCATGGCTGCTAAGATGACATCAGCCATGGCTTGGCGGTTAAGCTCAGCGTACCGCTGCATCAGTCCCATGTCGTGGAGGTAATCTTGAAAATCTTGGCCTTCAAGATAGGCCAGATCCCTGGGAATGTTTGCTTTTCCCTTCAGCTTCTGATGGGCAAGTTTCTGGTAATATTCTGCAACCTGCAGACCGATATTGCGGCTGCCGGAGTGAATCACTAGGTAAAGGCTGCCTTCTGAATCCTGGTTAACTTCAATGAAGTGGTTGCCGCCGCCCAGTGTCCCGATGGACAGATAGCCCCGCTCGATATCAACATGCCGACGGCATTTTAAGTCTTCAAGCTTAATATCGGTGCTGTAGCGGTGCCTGGTTTTTCTAATCTTAAACCCCGCGGGAATACTGCGGTTAATGGTGCGGTCCAGTTTTTCTAGATCCAGATCGATTCGGCCTAATTTGACGGTGTACATCCCGCAGCCGATATCGACTCCGACTAAGTTAGGTACTACTTTATCAGTGATCGTCATGGTTGTGCCGATCACACAGCCTGCTCCGGAGTGGACATCGGGCATGATCCGGATTTTCGAGCCTTGGGTAAACTCTTGGTCGCAGAGCTCTTGAATTTGGGCTCTTGCTTCGTCCTCAAGATTATTGGTAAACACTTTGGCGGTGTTATATCTGCCTTTAATTTCGATCATTACACATCCCTCCCAAATACAGTGCCTGTATATTATACCAAAAATGCGCAACACCCGATGAGGTTAATCATCGGGTGTTTTAGGTCTAACTATAGATATACATCAATAACCGCCGAAACGCCTACTCCATTCACTCTTTTCATCTCCAGCGGATTGATATTGTCCACTGGAATCAGCACTGTCAAGCGCATTACTTTCTGCCAATCTGCCTCTACTTGTGCTACAGCCGCTACCTGTTCAACCAGCTCTTTTGGTCCAGAAACCTGAGCTGCTCCGATGTATCCTCCGACTCCGCCTTTGGTGCTCAGCTCACCGCTGATAATCGGCACCACTTTGGTGTATTCCCGCATTTCTAAATCATTTTGGAAGGTAACGGTGTTGATCACATCGTTGATTTCCGATCCAAATTGATTGACGACGTAGCCGATACCAAACAGCTTAATCAGGGAACCCAGTCCACTGTCAAATAGGGCGAGCGCCGGCACTGTACTGAACACAACAGCGGTAACCAGTACAGTGGTGATCAGGGTCAGTTTCCGGTTGGTGGTTTTCACTATTCTCAGCCTCCAAATCGTTAGTAGTAATATCTATTCGCAGCGGCTGCAGTTTTGTGTACTTACCGGTTAAACAGATAGATCAATCTCCAGTTCCACCGGGCAGTGGTCGCTGCCCATGACTTGGTCGTGGATAACCGCGTCGATTAATTTGTCTTCCAGCTCTTCGGACACCAAGAAGTAGTCAATCCTCCACCCGATATTCCGTTCTCGAGCATTGGCAAAATACGACCACCAAGTGTAGGCATCGGTTTTGTCCGGATAGAAGTGCCGGAAGGTGTCGATAAAGCCTGAGTCTAAGAGGGTTGAGATCTTATCCCGCTCTTCATCGGTAAATCCGGCATTCTTGCGGTTGGTGGCCGGATTCTTTAAATCGATCTCCTTATGGGCTACATTTAAGTCGCCGCAGACAATAACCGGTCTGTCCTGCTTTAATTCGAGCAGATAATTCCTAAAGTCGTCTTCCCACTCCATGCGGTATTCCAGCCTGGCCAGGCCCCGCTGGGAATTCGGTGTATAAACCGTTACAAGGTAAAAATCATTGTATTTAAGAGTAATGACGCGGCCTTCCTGATCGTGTTCCTCCTGATTGATGCCGTAGGAAACGGATATAGGTTTATGTTTGGTGAAAATCGCGGTGCCGGAATAACCTTTTTTAGTAATTGCGTAGTTCCAAAACTGCTCGTAGCCGGGGAGATCCAGGTCAACTTGCCCCGACTGGAGTTTTGTTTCCTGCAGGCAGAAAAAGTCGCTGTCTATTTCATTAAAAAAATCCATAAAGCCTTTCTTGAGGCAGGCTCTCAGTCCATTGACATTCCAAGAAATCATTTTCATTTCTGCATCTACTCCCATTCCTATTCCTAATTAGATAATGATTACTAATTAGCTTCGGTATTGGAAGCAGGATACCTGCTCCAGAATCTTTTTTATCCTCGTGAGAGGATATTAAACAGCAGTTTCGAAATACATATTAAGTAGAATAGTAAAGGTGGTTGATTATGAACCCTAGACAAGAAGAATTTCTTAAGAACTTAGGCTCGGGTTTATCGCTGTTTTCGAGCATTATTTTTGCCGCTGTCGCGGTGCTGCTGTTTTTTAAACCCGGGACCGATATTCTGCTGAAGCTTGTGGTCGGTGTAATCCTGGTAGGAATTAAGACAACATTGTTTCACTCGCTGATGAAGACACTGCAGGCAAGGGTAAATAAGCGGTTAGCTGCTGTTTACGTAATTGATGTGATCGGCATGCTGATTATTCTTTTTGCCGGTGTCCCGAAGCTGGCAGCTTTAGGGCTCCTTGTGCTGTGGGTGGCTGTATCCTTTGGTTTGGCTGTAGCTAAACAATAATAGTGGAGTTGATGTGCTTGGAATGGTTAATTTGGCTGATTATGAGTGTGTCGTTTGTTTTTATAGGCTTATCGGTGCATGTGTTTAAGTGGTACTTTTTGATCGCCGGCTATAATACCATGTCTAAGGAAGAAAAGGCTAATGTGGACATTGAGTCGGTGGCCAGGATCATGGGCTACTGGGGCTATTTTAACGGAGTCCTGTTTTTAATAGTGACGCTTCTGTCTGCTTTAGGAGTAGAATTTGCACCAATGGTCGGGCTGATTATTTTTGGAGGATCCACAGTGTTCCTGCTGATCTTTCTCCAAAGATATGATCATAATCCGAAAGGAAAGGGTGGGCTGATGAGTAAACGCAGAAAAGGACAGCAGTTTGGTTCAATTGGCTTTACGATTATCATCCTGGTTGCAGTGGGGCTGCTGATGGTTTATTTCGTGCAGCCGCTTAAGGTAACCATCGATGATGTAGGTGTTCGCATTCACGGTATTTATGGTAAGACTTATGAGTGGGATCAGATTGCTAACGCAGAGCTTTTAGATGAGCTGCCGGGAATCTCCCGCCGAACCAATGGTTCTTCAATCGGTCCTTATCTGCGGGGGCACTTCCGCACCGTTGATTCCGAAGCCCTGCGGCTTTTTGTTAACCGGAGGCAGCCGCCTTTTATTCGCATTGACAGTGAAGAGGGTACCGTAATATTTAACTTAAAGACTCCGGAAGAAACTAGAGCGGCAGCGGAGGAAATTTTTAGGAGATTATAAGCAAAAGCCAGACGCGAAATCTGGCTTTTCTCTTATGATTTTATCTGCTCCATGAGAGCTTGGTGAATAAGGCCATTAGTGGCGGCAATTTCGCCGGCTGTCAGGTCTAACTCCTCTTTGGAGATGCCCGTTACTGTGGCACCCGCCTCCTGGGCGATTAAGGCGCCGGCAGCCATATCCCAGGGCTTAAGGTGCATTTCCCAAAAACCATCGAGCCGCCCGCAGGCCACATAGCACAGATCTAAAGCAGCTGAGCCTAAGCGGAGCACTCCCTGCGTCTCTTTAACTAGATTAGCGTATTTATCGAGGTTGTTGTTGGGCACAGACATATCATAGGGAAATCCGGTGCAGAGCAGGCTCTGTTTGAGCGTCGGTGTCTGGGATACTTTAATCGGCTCATCGTTGAGCCAAGCTCCATAACCCTGCTCAGCGGCAAACATTTCGTCAGCAATGGGGTTGTAGACCACTCCGATAATCGGTCGGCCGTTCTCTAACAGGGCAATTGAAACCGAAAAGTAGGGCAAGCGGTGAGCAAAGTTGGTGGTGCCGTCTAATGGGTCAATTACCCATAAGTACTGGCTGTCAGGGTTCCCCAGCTTACCTCCTTCTTCGGTTAAAAGAGCGTGCTGGGGGTAAGCAGTTGTAATGGCTTTAGTCAAGAGCGCTTCAGCAGCTTTATCAGCGTCGGTTACCAGGTCGATTTCACCTTTATACTCGATCGTAAAATCGCTGTAGAGCTGTTCGCGCAGGATCTTTCCGGCTGCGTAGGCTAAATCCTTAGCATTTTCCAAAAGCACTGGCTTCACCTCATTTATGGTAATTAAGTTACATTCTGTGACTCATTGTATCACATATTTATTAGCGATATAAAGAAGGGATGTAAAATTGATAGAATATCTAAACCGTCAGATTCACTGCACCTGCGGGCGGGTGCACAGCGCGGAGATCATGATTGTCGAGCTTGGTTCCGGAGCCGCTGCAAAACTGCCCAGCATACTAAGTAGGCTTGGATTTAATCATCCGTTTGTTCTTGCCGATACCAACACCCATGCTGTGCTTGGAAAGAAGATTCTGCATATTCTAGCAGGAGCAGGAATATTATATACCGATTTTGTGCTGGAAGATGAAGAAGTAGTTCCCGATGAGAAAACGATCGGAACTGTGCTGACGCAATTTAACCCCGATTGTGATGTGATTATCGCGGTCGGTTCAGGGACGATTAATGATATCTGCCGCTACATCAGCCACAGAGTAAAGCTGCCTTACATCAGCGCAGCCACAGCTCCATCCATGGACGGCTATGCTTCGACGGTGGCACCGCTGATCACAGCTAGTCTTAAAACCACTTATCCTGCCCATGCTCCGGTGGCAATTATTGGCGATGTGGATGTGCTGG harbors:
- a CDS encoding RtcB family protein, encoding MIEIKGRYNTAKVFTNNLEDEARAQIQELCDQEFTQGSKIRIMPDVHSGAGCVIGTTMTITDKVVPNLVGVDIGCGMYTVKLGRIDLDLEKLDRTINRSIPAGFKIRKTRHRYSTDIKLEDLKCRRHVDIERGYLSIGTLGGGNHFIEVNQDSEGSLYLVIHSGSRNIGLQVAEYYQKLAHQKLKGKANIPRDLAYLEGQDFQDYLHDMGLMQRYAELNRQAMADVILAAMDLKVIDAFTTIHNYIDLKRMILRKGSISAQKGERVLIPINMRDGSILAVGKGNPDWNYSAPHGAGRLLSRTQARKQLSLSEFRDEMAGVYSTSIGKSTLDEAPMAYKPIDEILANIHDAADVIDILKPIYNFKAH
- the xth gene encoding exodeoxyribonuclease III, whose amino-acid sequence is MKMISWNVNGLRACLKKGFMDFFNEIDSDFFCLQETKLQSGQVDLDLPGYEQFWNYAITKKGYSGTAIFTKHKPISVSYGINQEEHDQEGRVITLKYNDFYLVTVYTPNSQRGLARLEYRMEWEDDFRNYLLELKQDRPVIVCGDLNVAHKEIDLKNPATNRKNAGFTDEERDKISTLLDSGFIDTFRHFYPDKTDAYTWWSYFANARERNIGWRIDYFLVSEELEDKLIDAVIHDQVMGSDHCPVELEIDLSV
- a CDS encoding DUF3784 domain-containing protein; its protein translation is MEWLIWLIMSVSFVFIGLSVHVFKWYFLIAGYNTMSKEEKANVDIESVARIMGYWGYFNGVLFLIVTLLSALGVEFAPMVGLIIFGGSTVFLLIFLQRYDHNPKGKGGLMSKRRKGQQFGSIGFTIIILVAVGLLMVYFVQPLKVTIDDVGVRIHGIYGKTYEWDQIANAELLDELPGISRRTNGSSIGPYLRGHFRTVDSEALRLFVNRRQPPFIRIDSEEGTVIFNLKTPEETRAAAEEIFRRL
- a CDS encoding inositol monophosphatase, translating into MNEVKPVLLENAKDLAYAAGKILREQLYSDFTIEYKGEIDLVTDADKAAEALLTKAITTAYPQHALLTEEGGKLGNPDSQYLWVIDPLDGTTNFAHRLPYFSVSIALLENGRPIIGVVYNPIADEMFAAEQGYGAWLNDEPIKVSQTPTLKQSLLCTGFPYDMSVPNNNLDKYANLVKETQGVLRLGSAALDLCYVACGRLDGFWEMHLKPWDMAAGALIAQEAGATVTGISKEELDLTAGEIAATNGLIHQALMEQIKS